From one Phocaeicola salanitronis DSM 18170 genomic stretch:
- a CDS encoding SGNH/GDSL hydrolase family protein produces the protein MKRIWICLLGLACLFPMYGQGLRVLFIGDSITDGNWGNSDGSAMPSAGRNLWDMNHIYGSGYMYLCASYYQSKYPGKGYEFFNRGISGNALADLEKRWEEDAIALKPDILSVLVGTNDIHYYIGGPHAEPFDTLGWEKRYRALLDRSLRANPNLKLVLGAPFTAFTGSMKESEGFALRDSLVHTLARIVKRIAVEYKAVYLPYDEMFEILLREAPSSQDTYWIWDGIHPTPAGHRRMSELWIEEVERAGIL, from the coding sequence ATGAAACGAATATGGATTTGCCTGCTTGGGCTGGCTTGCCTTTTCCCGATGTACGGGCAGGGGCTTCGGGTATTGTTTATCGGCGATTCTATCACCGACGGGAATTGGGGAAATAGCGACGGAAGTGCGATGCCTTCCGCCGGGCGGAACTTGTGGGACATGAACCACATCTACGGAAGCGGGTACATGTATCTGTGTGCCTCGTATTATCAGAGCAAATATCCTGGCAAGGGATACGAGTTCTTCAACCGGGGCATCAGCGGCAATGCGCTTGCCGACCTTGAGAAGCGGTGGGAAGAAGATGCCATAGCCTTGAAGCCCGATATACTTTCTGTATTGGTAGGTACGAATGATATACATTATTATATAGGAGGACCGCACGCCGAGCCTTTCGATACCTTGGGGTGGGAGAAGCGTTACCGTGCCTTGCTCGACCGTTCTTTACGTGCCAATCCCAACCTGAAGCTGGTGCTGGGTGCTCCCTTTACGGCTTTCACGGGTTCGATGAAGGAATCGGAAGGATTTGCCTTGCGTGATAGTCTGGTGCATACCCTTGCCCGCATCGTGAAGCGGATAGCCGTTGAGTACAAGGCGGTGTATTTGCCTTATGATGAAATGTTCGAAATCCTCTTGCGTGAAGCACCTTCCTCGCAGGACACATATTGGATATGGGACGGCATTCATCCCACACCTGCGGGACACCGGCGCATGTCAGAGCTTTGGATAGAAGAAGTAGAGCGTGCGGGAATCTTGTGA